The Manihot esculenta cultivar AM560-2 chromosome 11, M.esculenta_v8, whole genome shotgun sequence genome includes a region encoding these proteins:
- the LOC110625729 gene encoding uncharacterized protein LOC110625729 isoform X1, translated as MHVSKKKKGLTDLDGLPKQCEEGVADKTTGEEDEDADSTIGEEAEDSSDGEESEEGSPFDPYKLGSEVIVFDPSEGNRDGYGSDDTDYEGEQRDVYLKYRRQYRESEGFDFDDYPKPIKGEMFFGVARHVNLEDEDGFYTKGCREALAYAVQEQNKKGGNLRPLEIIKANGESIGLYHITFRAEDTKRLGEIKVYQTRVFYSLVPDCDHNEVFIFRLKEDDKAN; from the exons ATGCACGtctccaaaaagaaaaaaggattgACGGATCTAGATGGTCTACCCAAGCAATGCGAAGAAGGAGTTGCCGATAAAACCACCGGTGAAGAGGATGAAGATGCCGATAGCACCATCGGTGAAGAGGCTGAAGATAGCTCCGACGGTGAGGAAAGTGAGGAGGGCTCCCCGTTCGATCCTTACAAACTCGGTTCCGAAGTAATAGTTTTCGACCCATCCGAGGGTAACAGAGATGGTTATGGATCCGATGACACCGATTACGAGGGCGAGCAGAGGGATGTATATCTTAAATACAGACGTCAGTACAGGGAAAGCGAG ggatttgattttgatgattaTCCCAAGCCAATTAAGGGAGAAATGTTCTTTGGTGTTGCTCGTCATGTCAATTTGGAAGATGAAGATGGCTTTTATACCAAAGGCTGCAGAGAGGCACTTGCATATGCTGTCCAGGAACAGAATAAGAAG GGTGGAAATCTGAGACCTCTTGAGATTATCAAGGCAAATGGTGAATCAATCGGATTGTATCACATAACTTTCAGAGCTGAAGATACGAAACGACTAGGGGAAATCAAAGTTTATCAAACTAGGGTCTTCTATAGTTTGGTTCCTGATTGTGACCACAATGAAGTCTTTATTTTCAGGTTAAAGGaag ATGACAAAGCTAATTGA
- the LOC110625729 gene encoding uncharacterized protein LOC110625729 isoform X3: MHVSKKKKGLTDLDGLPKQCEEGVADKTTGEEDEDADSTIGEEAEDSSDGEESEEGSPFDPYKLGSEVIVFDPSEGNRDGYGSDDTDYEGEQRDVYLKYRRQYRESEGFDFDDYPKPIKGEMFFGVARHVNLEDEDGFYTKGCREALAYAVQEQNKKGANLRHLEIIKANVESIGLYHITFKAEDTKLGETKVYQTKVFYSLVPDRHQDQVFIFRLKEDDKAN; the protein is encoded by the exons ATGCACGtctccaaaaagaaaaaaggattgACGGATCTAGATGGTCTACCCAAGCAATGCGAAGAAGGAGTTGCCGATAAAACCACCGGTGAAGAGGATGAAGATGCCGATAGCACCATCGGTGAAGAGGCTGAAGATAGCTCCGACGGTGAGGAAAGTGAGGAGGGCTCCCCGTTCGATCCTTACAAACTCGGTTCCGAAGTAATAGTTTTCGACCCATCCGAGGGTAACAGAGATGGTTATGGATCCGATGACACCGATTACGAGGGCGAGCAGAGGGATGTATATCTTAAATACAGACGTCAGTACAGGGAAAGCGAG ggatttgattttgatgattaTCCCAAGCCAATTAAGGGAGAAATGTTCTTTGGTGTTGCTCGTCATGTCAATTTGGAAGATGAAGATGGCTTTTATACCAAAGGCTGCAGAGAGGCACTTGCATATGCTGTCCAGGAACAGAATAAGAAG GGTGCAAATCTGAGACATCTTGAGATTATCAAGGCAAATGTTGAATCAATCGGATTGTATCACATAACTTTCAAAGCTGAAGATACGAAACTAGGGGAAACCAAAGTTTATCAAACTAAGGTCTTCTATAGTTTGGTTCCTGATCGTCACCAGGATCAAGTCTTTATTTTCAGGTTAAAGGaag ATGACAAAGCTAATTGA
- the LOC110625728 gene encoding uncharacterized protein LOC110625728 isoform X1, whose translation MHVSKKRKGLTDLDGLPKQCEEGVVDKTTGEEDEDADSTIGEEAEDSSDGEESEEGSPIDPYKLGSEVIVFDGSEGNRDGYGSDDTDYEDEQRDVYLKYRRQYRESEGFDFDDYPKPIKGEMFFGVARHVNLEDEDGFYTKGCREALAYAVQEQNKKGANLRPLEIIKANAESIGLYHITFKAEDMKLGEIKVYQTRVFYSLVPDCDQNQVFIFRLKEGNLKNFF comes from the exons ATGCACGTCtccaaaaagagaaaaggatTGACGGATCTAGATGGTCTACCCAAGCAATGCGAAGAAGGAGTTGTCGATAAAACCACCGGTGAAGAGGATGAAGATGCCGATAGCACCATCGGTGAAGAGGCTGAAGATAGCTCCGACGGTGAGGAAAGTGAGGAGGGCTCCCCGATCGATCCTTACAAACTCGGTTCCGAAGTAATAGTTTTCGATGGTTCCGAGGGTAACAGAGATGGTTATGGATCTGATGACACCGATTACGAGGACGAGCAGAGGGATGTATATCTTAAATACAGACGTCAGTACAGGGAAAGCGAG ggatttgattttgatgattaTCCCAAGCCAATTAAGGGAGAAATGTTCTTTGGTGTTGCTCGTCATGTCAATTTGGAAGATGAAGATGGCTTTTATACCAAAGGCTGCAGAGAGGCACTTGCATATGCTGTCCAGGAACAGAATAAGAAG GGTGCAAATCTGAGACCTCTTGAGATTATCAAGGCAAATGCTGAATCAATCGGATTGTATCACATAACTTTCAAAGCTGAAGATATGAAACTAGGGGAAATCAAAGTTTATCAAACTAGGGTCTTCTATAGTTTGGTTCCTGATTGTGACCAGAATCAAGTCTTTATTTTCAGGTTAAAGGaaggtaatttaaaaaattttttttaa
- the LOC110625728 gene encoding uncharacterized protein LOC110625728 isoform X2 has product MHVSKKRKGLTDLDGLPKQCEEGVVDKTTGEEDEDADSTIGEEAEDSSDGEESEEGSPIDPYKLGSEVIVFDGSEGNRDGYGSDDTDYEDEQRDVYLKYRRQYRESEGFDFDDYPKPIKGEMFFGVARHVNLEDEDGFYTKGCREALAYAVQEQNKKGANLRPLEIIKANAESIGLYHITFKAEDMKLGEIKVYQTRVFYSLVPDCDQNQVFIFRLKEDNKAN; this is encoded by the exons ATGCACGTCtccaaaaagagaaaaggatTGACGGATCTAGATGGTCTACCCAAGCAATGCGAAGAAGGAGTTGTCGATAAAACCACCGGTGAAGAGGATGAAGATGCCGATAGCACCATCGGTGAAGAGGCTGAAGATAGCTCCGACGGTGAGGAAAGTGAGGAGGGCTCCCCGATCGATCCTTACAAACTCGGTTCCGAAGTAATAGTTTTCGATGGTTCCGAGGGTAACAGAGATGGTTATGGATCTGATGACACCGATTACGAGGACGAGCAGAGGGATGTATATCTTAAATACAGACGTCAGTACAGGGAAAGCGAG ggatttgattttgatgattaTCCCAAGCCAATTAAGGGAGAAATGTTCTTTGGTGTTGCTCGTCATGTCAATTTGGAAGATGAAGATGGCTTTTATACCAAAGGCTGCAGAGAGGCACTTGCATATGCTGTCCAGGAACAGAATAAGAAG GGTGCAAATCTGAGACCTCTTGAGATTATCAAGGCAAATGCTGAATCAATCGGATTGTATCACATAACTTTCAAAGCTGAAGATATGAAACTAGGGGAAATCAAAGTTTATCAAACTAGGGTCTTCTATAGTTTGGTTCCTGATTGTGACCAGAATCAAGTCTTTATTTTCAGGTTAAAGGaag ATAACAAAGCTAATTGA
- the LOC110625729 gene encoding uncharacterized protein LOC110625729 isoform X2: protein MHVSKKKKGLTDLDGLPKQCEEGVADKTTGEEDEDADSTIGEEAEDSSDGEESEEGSPFDPYKLGSEVIVFDPSEGNRDGYGSDDTDYEGEQRDVYLKYRRQYRESEGFDFDDYPKQTEGELFLGVARHVDFEDEDGFYTKGCREALAYAVQEQNKKGGNLRPLEIIKANGESIGLYHITFRAEDTKRLGEIKVYQTRVFYSLVPDCDHNEVFIFRLKEDDKAN from the exons ATGCACGtctccaaaaagaaaaaaggattgACGGATCTAGATGGTCTACCCAAGCAATGCGAAGAAGGAGTTGCCGATAAAACCACCGGTGAAGAGGATGAAGATGCCGATAGCACCATCGGTGAAGAGGCTGAAGATAGCTCCGACGGTGAGGAAAGTGAGGAGGGCTCCCCGTTCGATCCTTACAAACTCGGTTCCGAAGTAATAGTTTTCGACCCATCCGAGGGTAACAGAGATGGTTATGGATCCGATGACACCGATTACGAGGGCGAGCAGAGGGATGTATATCTTAAATACAGACGTCAGTACAGGGAAAGCGAG ggatttgattttgatgattaTCCCAAGCAAACTGAGGGAGAACTTTTCCTTGGTGTTGCTCGTCATGTCGATTTCGAAGATGAAGATGGCTTTTATACCAAAGGCTGCAGAGAGGCACTTGCGTATGCTGTCCAGGAACAGAATAAGAAG GGTGGAAATCTGAGACCTCTTGAGATTATCAAGGCAAATGGTGAATCAATCGGATTGTATCACATAACTTTCAGAGCTGAAGATACGAAACGACTAGGGGAAATCAAAGTTTATCAAACTAGGGTCTTCTATAGTTTGGTTCCTGATTGTGACCACAATGAAGTCTTTATTTTCAGGTTAAAGGaag ATGACAAAGCTAATTGA